Proteins encoded by one window of Silvibacterium dinghuense:
- a CDS encoding ABC transporter permease — protein sequence MHAILSDIRFALRQLRRAPGFAVTAVLTLALAIGANSAIFTLLHQALLRALPVQNPAQLVVLSFAGGASGHVHDEGGDTPDRMHYFTYADYTELRDRNAVLSGLAASEPLTLGVKWGEQAEQASAEIVSGNYFQMLGVQAAAGRLLEMSDDTAPGANSVAVLSFDYWKRRLGETPVAGKTLLINGHPFTVLGVAAPGFHSIVWGRTPEIWVPLSMQKTVEPDWDYLTDRSNYWLTLTGRLKPGVTAVQAEAAMNPLFHAIRLEDFQFLRNRSAAEHKSFVDRSHLHIDDGARGFSPMRDELRTPLTIVMSMVLLVVVMTGVNVASLLLVRAATRVREFSMRYALGATNTQVVRQLLAEGLLLSLLGALVGLLLAPQVLRALIAWMAGRTPEASPFTAEIDWTVMAFAGGVTLFVGLIFSLAPALQFWNPRLAESLKQQVGTGTGAALRFRKTCVMLQIGFSLLLLIGAGLFVRTVQNLKATNPGFATDHVLSFDLTPELAGYPEAEVPAVEKQVLDALAVVPGVKFVGATNDADLVGNGVSGDVSVPGMGPKNDDFDSELPWVSDSYLQTLGVPLLAGRYFNSGDTASSDHVVIVNEKFAKRVFGSAAAALGHHMTRPFKPGDPAGGWNIVGVVGDVRHETVRDNPTVTAYRPFLQADRPDSLTIYVRTWQSPDTASASIREAVRRVDSRLIVEDIATLDTRIDDSLSNERAIALLAASFGILAVVMAGIGVYGILAYTTAQRTREIGIRMALGARRGTVVGLILREVLILAGIAIVVTVPLALLASRALRSQLYGVSASDAAVYSLAVLVIGGVALLAALLPARRAASIEPSRALRNE from the coding sequence ATGCACGCCATTTTGAGCGATATCCGATTTGCACTCCGTCAGCTTCGCCGCGCGCCCGGTTTTGCCGTCACCGCTGTGCTGACACTGGCCCTGGCGATCGGGGCGAACTCGGCCATCTTCACGCTCCTCCATCAGGCGCTATTGCGGGCGCTGCCCGTGCAGAATCCTGCGCAGCTGGTCGTGCTGAGTTTCGCCGGCGGAGCCTCCGGCCATGTCCATGACGAAGGCGGCGACACTCCGGACCGCATGCACTACTTTACGTATGCCGACTACACGGAGTTGCGCGATCGCAACGCGGTGCTGAGTGGACTCGCGGCATCGGAGCCGCTGACACTCGGAGTGAAGTGGGGTGAGCAGGCCGAACAGGCGAGCGCGGAGATTGTCAGCGGTAATTACTTCCAGATGCTCGGAGTGCAGGCAGCCGCAGGCCGGTTGCTCGAAATGTCCGATGACACCGCTCCCGGCGCGAATTCCGTGGCTGTGCTCAGCTTCGATTATTGGAAGCGGCGGCTGGGTGAGACTCCGGTAGCAGGAAAGACGCTGTTGATCAATGGCCATCCCTTTACCGTGCTGGGCGTAGCTGCACCAGGCTTCCACAGTATCGTGTGGGGGCGCACGCCGGAGATCTGGGTGCCGCTGAGCATGCAGAAGACCGTCGAGCCGGATTGGGATTATCTGACCGATCGCAGTAACTACTGGCTGACGCTGACCGGGCGGCTGAAGCCCGGAGTGACGGCGGTACAGGCCGAAGCAGCGATGAATCCGCTCTTCCATGCGATCCGGCTGGAGGATTTTCAGTTCCTGCGCAACCGTTCGGCCGCCGAACATAAGAGCTTTGTCGATCGCAGTCATTTGCATATCGATGATGGTGCTCGCGGCTTCTCCCCCATGCGCGATGAGCTGCGCACGCCGCTGACCATCGTGATGAGCATGGTGCTGCTGGTGGTCGTCATGACGGGCGTGAACGTGGCGAGCCTGCTGCTGGTGCGCGCCGCTACGCGCGTGCGGGAATTCTCCATGCGGTATGCCTTGGGAGCTACGAATACGCAGGTCGTCCGCCAGCTGCTTGCCGAGGGGCTGCTGCTGAGTCTGCTGGGGGCGCTGGTGGGACTGTTGCTGGCGCCGCAGGTGCTGCGGGCATTGATCGCCTGGATGGCAGGACGGACGCCCGAGGCGTCGCCCTTCACTGCGGAGATCGACTGGACGGTGATGGCATTTGCCGGTGGCGTGACGCTGTTCGTCGGATTGATCTTCAGCTTGGCGCCGGCGCTCCAGTTCTGGAATCCGCGTCTCGCAGAGTCGCTGAAACAGCAGGTCGGCACAGGGACCGGCGCCGCACTGCGCTTTCGCAAAACCTGCGTGATGCTGCAGATTGGTTTCAGCCTCCTGCTGCTGATTGGAGCGGGATTATTTGTGCGTACAGTGCAGAATCTGAAGGCCACGAATCCGGGTTTTGCCACCGACCACGTTCTTTCCTTCGATCTGACGCCCGAACTCGCGGGGTATCCGGAGGCCGAAGTGCCTGCGGTGGAGAAGCAGGTGCTCGATGCGCTCGCGGTCGTTCCTGGGGTAAAGTTCGTGGGCGCGACCAACGATGCCGATCTGGTTGGGAATGGGGTTTCGGGCGATGTCTCCGTGCCAGGCATGGGCCCGAAGAACGACGATTTCGATTCCGAGCTGCCATGGGTGAGCGACAGCTATCTGCAGACTCTCGGTGTGCCGCTACTCGCGGGACGGTATTTCAATAGCGGAGACACCGCCAGCTCCGATCACGTGGTAATCGTGAATGAGAAATTCGCCAAGCGCGTCTTCGGCAGTGCGGCCGCTGCGCTCGGACACCACATGACCCGCCCGTTCAAGCCAGGAGATCCTGCCGGTGGCTGGAACATCGTCGGTGTGGTCGGGGACGTGCGGCATGAAACTGTGCGTGACAACCCGACTGTGACGGCCTATCGCCCCTTTCTGCAGGCGGATCGGCCTGACAGCCTCACAATCTATGTCCGGACCTGGCAGTCGCCGGACACCGCCTCGGCATCCATCCGCGAAGCTGTGCGCCGTGTCGATAGCCGGTTGATTGTGGAGGACATCGCCACGCTCGATACCCGTATCGACGACAGTCTTTCGAATGAGCGGGCGATTGCGCTGCTGGCCGCAAGCTTCGGCATCCTTGCGGTGGTCATGGCCGGAATCGGCGTCTACGGCATTCTGGCCTACACGACGGCCCAGCGCACACGCGAGATCGGAATCAGAATGGCATTGGGTGCGCGCCGCGGAACGGTGGTGGGGCTCATCCTGCGCGAGGTGTTGATCCTGGCAGGCATCGCCATTGTGGTGACCGTGCCGCTGGCGCTGCTGGCATCGCGGGCGCTCCGCAGCCAGCTCTACGGGGTTTCTGCGTCCGATGCGGCCGTGTATAGCTTGGCGGTGCTGGTGATCGGCGGTGTGGCGCTTCTGGCCGCCTTGCTGCCGGCGCGAAGGGCGGCGTCCATCGAACCTTCGCGGGCGCTGCGCAACGAGTAG
- a CDS encoding DHA2 family efflux MFS transporter permease subunit, translating to MPQQPPDIHDWKPAHNPWAIALTVTLATFMEVLDTSIANVALPHIAGSLGASQEEATWVLTSYLVSSAIILPISGWLMARFGRKRFYMACVALFTVCSMLCGLAPTLPILILARILQGIGGGGLAPSEQAILADTFPVAKRGQAFAVYGMAVVCAPAIGPTLGGYITDNFNWHWIFFINVPVGLLSMYLSQRMVEDPPYLKAKKQTLGRVDTMGLGLVTVGVGCLEVVLDKGQEKDWFGDPHITLFAILAACALLFFIWWEWRHPDPIVDLKLLRNRNFGTAVFLQFILGMVLFGSTVLIPQFLQSLMGYTAERAGMALSPGAVVLMFMMPVAGRLVGSGKIDARLLVAIGYFITAAGLYNLTRLDLDVSFGTIVLWRMFQVMGLSFVFIPISTLNYVGVPRDKNNQISSFSNFARNLGGSVGTAMLTTFIQRTQQTHQSDLAGHVVQGSAAYTHFLDSTKTALMHLGQNADQAASLATGQAYQMLLRQSSMLSYQNAFWALSMAIACLIPLPFIMRKPPKLPGQARGGGGH from the coding sequence TTGCCCCAGCAGCCCCCGGATATTCATGACTGGAAGCCCGCCCACAACCCGTGGGCCATTGCTCTCACCGTCACACTTGCCACGTTCATGGAGGTCCTCGACACCTCTATTGCCAATGTCGCGCTGCCGCACATCGCCGGATCGCTCGGCGCCAGCCAGGAAGAGGCCACCTGGGTCCTCACCAGCTATCTCGTTTCCAGCGCGATCATCCTGCCTATCTCCGGCTGGCTGATGGCGCGTTTCGGACGCAAACGTTTCTACATGGCCTGCGTGGCGCTGTTCACGGTCTGCTCGATGCTCTGCGGACTTGCGCCTACGCTACCGATCCTGATCCTCGCCCGCATTCTGCAGGGAATTGGAGGCGGCGGTCTTGCCCCGAGCGAACAGGCCATCCTCGCCGATACCTTCCCCGTTGCCAAACGCGGCCAGGCCTTCGCGGTATACGGCATGGCGGTGGTCTGCGCTCCGGCGATCGGTCCCACGCTCGGCGGTTACATCACCGACAATTTCAACTGGCACTGGATCTTTTTCATCAACGTCCCGGTCGGTTTGCTCTCCATGTATCTCAGCCAGCGCATGGTCGAGGACCCGCCGTATCTGAAGGCGAAGAAGCAGACCCTTGGCCGCGTGGACACCATGGGACTCGGCCTTGTCACTGTCGGTGTCGGCTGCCTGGAAGTCGTTCTCGATAAAGGCCAGGAAAAAGACTGGTTCGGCGATCCGCACATCACGCTCTTCGCGATCCTGGCCGCATGCGCGCTGCTGTTCTTCATCTGGTGGGAGTGGCGACATCCCGATCCCATCGTCGATCTGAAGCTGCTACGCAACCGCAACTTCGGCACGGCCGTCTTTCTACAGTTCATCCTCGGCATGGTGCTCTTCGGGTCGACCGTGCTCATTCCCCAGTTTCTGCAATCGCTGATGGGCTACACGGCCGAGCGTGCGGGCATGGCGCTTTCTCCCGGCGCAGTCGTACTGATGTTCATGATGCCCGTTGCAGGCCGCCTTGTGGGCAGCGGCAAGATCGACGCGCGCCTTCTCGTCGCCATCGGTTATTTCATCACCGCCGCCGGACTCTATAACCTCACGCGTCTCGATCTCGATGTCAGCTTCGGCACCATCGTGCTCTGGCGCATGTTCCAGGTGATGGGGCTTTCCTTCGTCTTCATTCCCATCAGTACGCTGAACTACGTCGGCGTTCCACGAGACAAGAACAACCAGATCTCCAGCTTCTCGAATTTTGCGCGTAATCTCGGCGGATCGGTGGGCACCGCCATGTTGACCACGTTCATCCAGCGCACGCAGCAGACACACCAGTCCGATCTCGCAGGACACGTCGTCCAGGGCAGCGCCGCCTATACGCATTTTCTCGATTCGACGAAAACCGCGCTCATGCATCTCGGCCAGAATGCGGATCAGGCGGCCTCGCTCGCCACGGGACAGGCTTATCAAATGCTGCTACGGCAGTCATCGATGCTGAGCTACCAGAACGCATTCTGGGCCCTCAGCATGGCTATCGCCTGCCTGATCCCGCTGCCCTTCATCATGCGCAAGCCACCGAAGCTACCCGGACAGGCGCGTGGCGGTGGTGGTCACTAG